The genomic region ACAAACCGAACCAGGCCCCCCACCCCGGCAATTTCTCACTCAATTTGTCTTTCGTACCCGCCAAAAAGAGCCCTACAAGGCGTGAGACCCACGCTCGCCAAAAAGCGCGTGGGGAAGAAAAGCGGGGTATGGGGCAAGTGGGCCGGGGGCCCAAGTCGATTAAAGGCGGACCCTTTTTGCAGAGAGAGAAGCGGGGGAAGCCCTCGACTTTTACGGGCGCTACCTTTCATCGTACTTTTGTCACGTCAATCTCACCCATCACGCGCCCCCAGGCCGGTCCTCGTGGTTACGCTTCTTCCATCCGCACCGTCCACCTGGACGTCTCATCATACAACGGCTAAAAATCGAGGGTTGTTTCGTAATTTCATGCTTATTTACCGGCCGGGAAGTGATCCAGTCTGGAAATTTCTCTGTTTCCATTTTCTTGCCAAGGAATCAAATTATATCACCAGAAGGGAATGACACGTGGCGGGAGGTGTGTGGTGGGAAGGGACCCCAAAAAGGGAACTGGATCGGTCTTTGTCGCAGCAGAGGGCTGTCGGCTAGTTCAAAGATGGGGTTGATCGGACGGTGGGAAATGGCCAGAACTGGGGTTCTGAGTCACGTCAGAAGACTGACCTGGAGATATGATCACAAGATGAGACTGAGACTCGTATTTCTCTCTTCTGTTTTCAGGAAATTTCTTTTCTTTTTCTTCATTTTTCTTTTCTTTTTCTTCAGGTTAATACCATATTTACGTCTAATATCCAAATATCAATTTCATGAGTGTGGGTGTAGGTTATGGATTGGAAACGAAAATGTGACACATTAGTATCATATAAAAGTATCATGATCTTCTATGACATTTATATTGTGTGAGAAATTAAACTATTGAGATGGAATAGAATTGCAACGTTATATCCATATGATACAAAATCATATTTTTTATGTGTGTAGATATCTATTATTTTTTCGATTACTGCATATAGATGTCTATGTTTTGTTATGAATGTAAAATCTTTTATATGATTGACCATTTATTTGTTAAAAAAGGGTGAGATATTAGAAGGAACTAAATATGTGAAAATTAATCTCGATAGTTGACAACTCCGTTTTCGAATTCAAAATCAAATGAATTTAAGGACATTGTATACATCATACAACCTAGCTATGTAGCAGTTTGTGATTATTTTGCACCGAGAAGATGAAAATGGAGTTTTATGTGGCTCCTTGCTAATGCTGAATTGACGCACTTGGCAATAAAAAAGGCAATATAATGGTTTAAAGTTTGGATCGACATGTGTGAATAGATAGATAAAAATCATATAGTCAAATAAACTGTGTGACCCATATCGTTTAGTAGTTGTAATACTGAACTTATGTGAAAAATAAAAAAAATAAAAACTCAAATTCAAATGGTCAATTTGATATATGCACCCATTACCCATTTGAACTTGATATTGAGACCCATATGATCCTCAATGCCATTAGAAAGTCCGGCTTATAAATCCTATCTATCAGAGCCCATTACCATGTGAATAAGATAAGAACACTCCTTCAAAGTTCCTTGGTAATCTACCATTCCAAGTCTGCTGCCTGTAGGTGATCCACCATTCCACCCCTACATATTATTACGATTCTACACGTCAATGCTTCATATGATAATCACGTTCCACCCTCATATATAAATTTATAATCAAAGTGAAAGATATACGTATACCATGTAACTTGAGGTTGAAGATGAAGGATGCGCCAGAAGAAACCAGAAACCCTTTTTTAGTGCTGAGAATCGAATCACAAACCCAGACCAAGTTGCGTTTATAAGTGAAGATTTGATAGTGTTTACAAACTTGATGTTCAATAAATCAATAGTACATCATGGAGATTATCATATTCCGACTTCCTAATATCATGGCAATACAGAATCACCACCATTAGGACAGAGGAAGCAAACATTGGTATAGGTCCAAAGAACCACAGCATAATATTAAGACCGAAATACAGTGCTCTTAGCCCAAGCGCCCAAAACTCACTTCCTCTTTGAACTGCTCTCTCCACCTTCTTCACAGTCCTTTTATCGCTAACCCCGGGAGTGCTCAACAGGTAGTTCGAATGGATGAAGTGCCTAGCCGATTGAACAAAGAACGAAAATGCAAGCAGAAAAGAGGTCAACAGGCAGATGTACTTGATTGAATTCATCGATGGACTAGTATTGCCATAGATCATTTGTATTGGGAAGAACTTGCTAGGCAGATTTGATATCCAAACTCCGATTAGGGAAGAGAGGGTTAAAGAGATTGATGCTAAGGTCATGGCTGCACTTGTATTAGAAGAAATCACACCAAGTCCCCTGCTAACATTGTCACCCTGCACCTAGCAAGGGATTAAAATTCATAAATGAATTTATGAATTTATTCATCATGATTCATGAACACCATTTCCAATTTCCCAAGTATAGAAAAGAAAATATATATGTACCTCAAGAATTTTTGTAACCCAAATTCGCTGGTCGTTGTTTTCGTACCCCATGGATGTGGAGAGAGGTTGATGGAAATACTTGTAGAGGAGGAAGAGATGGTAAATCAACATGATCAGAAGCCCGGCTGGGACCAGAACCACATCGATAAACTCCTTCTTAAAATCCATCATCGTCTCTGGCACCTGTGTGTTTGTGTACTAACTTATATAATATGGAGTAGTTTGAGGGATTTGTTTAGGGGGTTGACATCGCAAGCAAGTTTCTTTTGGATTTGGCCAGAGGGTTATCTAATTTATACTCAAGTCGCTACTAGCTAGCCACGAACAACTCAAAGTTGTGTTGTGTGTGTTACAATTTGCAGAGTTCTATACTTTAAAGCCTCTATATGTTTTTTTTTTTTCTTTTTTCAATTTTGATAATTAATTCTAATTTGATCTGCATTTATCTTAAAGTTGCTTGATCTTCAAGTGAGCCTCATTTTCGATATTTTTAGTACGTACTATCCGGCTTTGGCCGCATAGATTAGCCAAGAATCCCAAGATTCTTTTGAGACACCCATCGTCAAAAATATATTAGAATTTTGTTTCATTCATATTTTTTTTCATTCCGACGTCCAACAAATTTCTGCGTCCTCCTTATAGATCGTTTTCTGAACTGTCGAATGATAGCTAAATTAAAAGCTATTTATTTTCCTTATTCTCCTGCAAATTTGTCGATTGTAATATAGAGAAATAAGTGTCTCCCGCAGAGGATTAAGTTAAACTAAAAGCTTCAACAAAAGTCACAAAACGTGACTGCAGCTCCTATTGAACAACAGTCGAAAAATAAAAGTAAAACCTAACCTAGATTGCTCAGAAAAATATGAAAATTTACAGAGGTGTACTAGACACACAGAGAGTCTAGCACACAAAATTTGAGATAAATCGGAGTTGATTTGATAGGGATATAAAATACGGGAATATGATGAACATAAGATAAGAAAACTGAAAACTGATTTCAAAGTAGTTGAAAATAAAGATAATGAGCCTAGCTAGGGAGGAAGTATCCACCCCCGACAATCACACACAACACACTTTGTCCAATTTGTGACCAACTAACTCAATTGAAGATGCTCAGATTGACTCGGTACGCTTGAGCACAATCTATTACTCTTTCTTACTTTGTACGGTAGGCAGGAAGTGCTCTACACCTAAACTATTCTCAAACATTATAACCTAAAGGTACGTTTATTAGGTTAAACAAGCAGAGATCAATAAGCATGAAAAGAGTTTGAGCAAACACTAGGCATCGCAATAAACTTAGCGCCTTGCTAAACCTAGGGTTTCGTCTACTCGCTAGTGAAAACTACCAATTACTTCTCTAGACAATTTGAGAGATCCGATATTGACCCAGGCATCAAATAATCAAAGTATTAGAACCCTAGCATGTATACTAAGTAGGCCTCCAAAGCGCACACACAAAGAATTCATCGATGAACAATCGGTAAACAAAACCTCAATCTTAATAATTGCAAAAACAAATTGAAAATCAAAGCATGTTATGAATCATGTCTAGGGGCTTCAACAGCCCCCTAGCTACTATGAGTTTACTTACACATAATGAAAATTAAAAACACAAAAGAGTTCATGGAAGGGGAAGACAACAATAACCGATCTTGGAGAATCCTTGAGAAGAGCTTGTTCGTCTGATTCTTGCGTTCTATTTCTTCCCGACTTCTTCCTTCCACGACATGGATTCCTTTTCCTTCAAGATTTCTCCTCTTTTGCTTGATGTTCCCTTCTTTGCTCCGAAACACCTAATAAACATAAAAATAACTAAATCAAATGGAAAATACGATAAACTAATAAAATAAAGAGGGGAATTAACCATCATATCGTCGCATATTTATGCTCCTATCATCGAACTCTTTGTTTCAACATGAAGCTTAAGACATATATGTTAAGTGAATATTTGTTAAAACAAAACGGAAAAGCATCAATTGAATGCCAATCGATCCTTGATTTGATTTAAGTACTTCTGATTGTTACATAATAATGAACATTATCTTTTTGTGAAGCATGCTATTGTTATTTTCTGTACTTGGTAGAAATAAGTGACTAGCAGCTGGCTTGTGTTGCAGACTTGCAGTAGACGTCGGTTTCTAGATTCAGTTTAGTAATAGTCCACAGCTGTACGTGAAGCCTGTGATAAATTTATATAAAAACCAAGCTGACGCTTACAATGATCATGATATTAATATTGGAAGTTGAGTTTGATCCAAATTAAGACTTGAAGACTGAATATTTCAATAGCAATTGATTAATCATGATGTATCTTCAGGTTGAACAAAAAAGATTCACATAATCACAAACTCATGCATGCATAAACCAGACACAATTGCATTCATTCTATGATCGGTTCAGTAGTACATCTACAGTTCATGGCTTCATGCTCAAGAAATCAGATGGTCGAGAAATTGATATTCACTCATCCTTTCTTTCGATTATCCAAAGGCTTGGCGTCCTTCTTGAAATCATGGCAGTACAGGACGAATACCATTACAATAGAGCAAGCACACATTGGAATAGGCCCGAAGAACCACAGCAAAAAATTAAGACCAAAATATAGTGATCTGAGTCCCAAGGACCAAAAGATACTGCCTCTTTCGACCGCTGTCTGCACTTTCTCCACATCCTCTTCCTTTGTGGCTCCCGGAGTGCTCAACAGGTAGTTTGAATGGATAAAGTGCCTTGCAGATTGAACGAAGAACGAGAAAGCAAGGAGAAGGCAGCTCAACAGGCATAGGTACTTGATAGAGATGATTGACTCGCTTATGTTGCCGTAAACAATTTCTAGCGGCACCAAGTTGTTGGTGGAACTTGCAATCCAGCCTCCGATTAATGTGCTGAGAGTTAAGGAGATTGATGCTAAGGTCATGGTTGCAGTTGTGTTTGAGGAAATCACACCAAGTCCTGCGCTAACTTTGTCTTTCACTGCAACATCATTAGCATCCTGCAGCTACCAATTAGATTAGGAAAAACACATTTGGGGTATAACGAATCAAGATTCGTCTAGATATGTTAATAGTACGTACTGACCTCAGGGACCTTCAGAATCTTTTCAACCCAAGTTTCTTTGTCTTTGTTTTCGTAACCGATGGATGTTTTGATAGGGTCATGGAGGTATCGGGAGAGGAGGAAGAGGTGGTAAAGAAACATGAACAGCAGCCCAGCTGGGACCAAAACAGCATCCAAGTATTCCTTCTTAAAATCCATAGCCTCCTAATATTTCTAACAAATGGCAACGGGGGTTACTCTTTATATAATGCATCAGTACATGCAGGGTGCAAGGTCTTATATTATATCTCAACACGCCCTCACACGTGTGGCGAATTTTCAAACCTAACACATGGACAACATTTGGGTGACGAGGAGTTCATGTGGCCATTAAGATTCACACATGGACGTAGTTAACCCGTTTTGATACCATGATAAAGTAGTATAGAGTTCACATCCAAAACCAATTGACAATGGGTGGAGTGGTCCAAACTCTTATAAACCCACAGACAAGGTCTTATATTCCCGATGTGGGATTGATATCTCAACACAAACCATGCTTTGCCTTTTTTACTTAAATTTGAGGGAAAAAGACACCATCAATAAACATATTTGCTTCATTTTTGACACGTTTGTAAAACATATTTGATATATATTCGGATTGACTAGAATCCTACATGAACATGAGATCACTTTGCTATTGTAAGGGTTGTATAATTTCAGATCAGCTTTGTTTTGGTAATAGATTTTCATTTATTACCAATTTACATGATAATCTCTTGCATTAAGTTGGACTAGACTTTCAATTAATCAAGATAATTGTTGTATGATTCTGGTGATTATTAACATAAACTAAGATTCATTAACACAACATATAAATACCAATATTGAGCACGACACTCATTTTCTCTATTTAAGCTGTAAACTGTTCTTCGTCAACATGCATAGTACTTCAATTATATCTTAATGCAACTAGAGGTTGAAGACAGAATTTTCAATAGCAGCACAAACTTGAGTTTAATCATGGTTACTAAATAATCAGAAAAGTACAAAATAAGTTTTGTCTGAATTGAGTAGGTTGAAACCAACCTTTCATTCATCAAATAAACTTTGGTTGAATCTTAGAAACTTGAAGCTCTAAGAAATCTGTTTATTTAAACTGCATTCAGTTTCTCTTGATGCTGATCTTTAAGGCCGGCCTTTTGATGATTATCTGATCTAAAGTCATGACAACCAAGAATCAACACCATTACTATAGAGGAAACAAACATTGGTATAGGTCCAAAAAACCATAAGAGAAAATTAAGAGCACAATAAAGAGCTCGAAGCCCTAGTAAGCAAAGTTCACTTCCTCTTTGAACCGCTCTCTCCACTTTCTTTGCATCAGATTTTGCTGCAACTCCGGGGGTGCTTAATAGGAAGCTCGAATGAACGAAGTTCCTAGCTGACTGAACAAAGCAGGAAAAACCAAGGAGAAAACAGGACAAGAGGCATATGTACTTGATCGAAACAATCGACGCACTTGTGTTACCATATATTAGTTCTCTCGGGAAGAAATTGGTTGTGTTGTTTGCCATCCAAGCTCCAATAAGTGAGCAGAGGGTTAATGAGATTGTGGCCAGGTAAATAGTTGCAGTTGTACTCGAGGAAAGCACATTGAGAGCTGTTTTAACACTCTTTCTAAGATCATCACCCTGCAACTATATATATCAACAGCAAGTAATTAGATTTGGATCAGTCCATTTCTTTCGCAAAAGCAAATTCGGAAAATATACATACATACACACCTGCAAGATTTTTCCAACCCAAATTCGTTTGTCGTTGTTTTCGTAACCTATGGATGTGGAGAGAGGCTTATTGATGTATTTGAAGAGGAGGAAGAGGTGGTAGACTAGCATGATCAGTAGCCCAGCTGGGACTAAAAACACATCTATGTACTCCTCCTCGAAACTCATATCTTCGAAGTGCTAATCTCTTGGTGTACAAACACCAAAGCTTCTTATTATGTTTATGATAGAATTGTACATGTTGCTTTAAATTTGTTTACACGAAACTGGCATTGACTTCAAACTTGATTCCCGGTTTCTTAAGGAACCAGTTGGCATTTAGGAAATGAAAGAAAATGCTAATAATTTGATTTGAGCTAATAGTGTATGCTGCAAATAATGGACTCTCACATATGCCTGAATATCCTAAATGGGTTCCTTTATTCCATACAACCAAGCAAGATATCTCTGACCTGAGTTGGCCTTCAAGTTCATTGAGTCGGAGAACTCTCTCCTACATCGATATCTAGCTAGCCTGAGTTACCTATATTGAAACAAAGATTCCAACATAATCATTTTAAGTCAGGCATCAAAGTACCCCCGAGGAATAAACTCATGTCAATATATCCCCATGGGTCATTCCTTTGGGAGTGTTTCTACTTTTGACACTAAGCGTTAAATCTTATAAATACAGTAATTCATACGAAAACAGAAAATTCATACATCACATAATTCATATAAGTTATGATCGACTAATACAATAATATCAATTAAATTTTATAAATTAGTGAAATCCAATTTTAGCAAGTCGTAAGCTTCTAGCTATATTTATTGGATTAGCTTACTTCAAATGACAAATGAAGGTTTTCTCTTTGCTTGATCATCAGTCCTTCACAAGACTATTCCAATTAAAACTTGACTTGTACTTTGAACACTGTGGCAAGTCAATATGACCAAATAATGCTATGCTGACGTGACAGGCTTTGGTTCGGTTTGTGCGGGCGGCCATTTTTCAAATTATCGCGGGGAGTTAGCAATGGGCTCCTCGGTTGGGCTTGAGATCATTCTTCTAATGGGCAACGCGATAGTATGCGAAACAATGGATATTGGCAGATACCTATGGCCCGTATCGACTTTAATTCTCTTTTAATTAATTTATATATATATATATATATATATATATATATAAATTTAATTCAAAAACCAAGAGAGATGGGCAAATGGCAGATACCTAAACAATCAAACATGACTCTTGAAAACGAATCACTCTCTTTTTCTGGACACTGATAGTGTACATACTATGATTAATCTTATAGTGTACTGTAGCATGACTAAAAGTTTTATAGTTCTAAAAGTAATTCATGGACGCATGTAAAATGTTCCAACTGTGTATTGGAGCATAGTGCCTGGCTATTTTAACAGCTTCAGAGTTTGAACGATACCGAACTCTTATAGTAGGTTATTTAGTATTTTATACAAGTAAGATGGTTGTAACATTGATCCATTACTATGATTAATTTATGCACATGTGTGCTTGGCTGCCCAGGCTGCTATGTCCTCACTGGATTAGGTGCAACCCTCTCATTGAAACAATATTTATATTTTCCCGTATATATATTGTATTGTATAGATTGCTATCTAAGCATGATATGCCACTTTTATTAACTTGTGTTGAAAGAAAAATCTTCACGCAGTCTCCACATGACTTATATGAACTATATACGTACAATGTATTTGCCTTATAATTATGAGTAAGAATTAGTCAAGTTAGCAATTGATTCATTTGTAAATAGTGTTCAAACACGTTTTCTATTAGGTGATTTCCAATCCAAGAAGTGGTGCTGATATAATAGACATCTTCCAGTACCAGAGATCATAAAACTTCAGTGTATGAAACTATGAACTTCAATTTGGACCATATTAGAGAAGAAAGAGTAGATGATCTTCTAAGTTTTGGCTTCCAAATCTCATATTACATCTTTAGTTTATCTTCCTTTGGCAAGATACAGGTATTACCTACTCCCCACCAACTCCAAAGAAACAAGCATATGGAACTTTGCATTTACAAACAAAAATTGGGTTTTCTTTAACAAATTTAAAATTACACCAAAGTTTCAGCCTTTTCTCTGTGATGATGCTCTACAGTCACAACCTCTGAAAATCTCTCCTCCACCCTCTTCACTATTTCCTTTCCTTTAAACTGATGCTGAAACAATGGCCTGGTGTTTGTGTCAAGATAATGGAGGACCATCACCAGAACAATGGAGGACACAAACATTGGAATTGGACCAAAAAACCATAGAAGCAAAGTGAGAGCAAAATACAAAGCTCTTAGCCCAAGTGACCAAAAATCACCTCCTCTTATAACTGCCATCTCAACATACCAGGCTGGAATGTTGCTGTCTGGTGTACTTATTAGGTAGTTGGCATGAACAAAGTGCCTTGCTGATTGAACAAAGCAAGCGAACGCGAGAAGGAAGCAAGTTAAGAGGCTTATGTACTTGATGGTCATCGTTGATGGATTTGTATTGCCGTAGATTAATTCACTCTGGAAGACCTCATTTGTGTTGCTTCCAAGCCAAGCTCCAATAAGGGAACTTAGAGTCAGCGAAATGGAACACAAAAATGTTGCTGCTGATGTGTTTGATGAAATCACATTAAGTACTATTCCAATATCTCTTCTTTCAGCCTGAAATATAAGAATCAAGTTCTGTTAATTGGCTAAATTTGATGATCTTTGTGAGGAAAATAGGAAAGAAAGTGTCAAAGCTTACCTGCATAACTCTTTCAACCCAAGCTTTTTTGTCATTGTTTTCAAAACCAATGACTGTGGTGTGAGGGAGATGAAGATATCTGTAGAGAAGATTGACGTGGTAGACAAACATGATCAGCAATCCACTTGGGACCAACACCAAATCAAGATCATCCTTCCCAAAACCCATGATTTTCTTTTTGATATGCCAACTAGAAGAGAATGCAACTGTGGATAGGAAGAGCAAATGGTTTTATTTTTTGAATCCACTTTTATACTTCTGTAATATGGAAGGGAAGGACTCCAGAGATTCAATGGAATTGTTTTAGGGGACACCTTGGGGCTTTGACTTCAATTTAATGGGGCTGGTATCACAATTTGCATTATTTTAATTAGCTCTAATCAGACATGAGACTCATGAATATTCTAGATATGTTAATTTATACAGCAAGACTAAAGAGAGGAGATCCTCATATGATAACTATGAGGATTACCATAGTAATTAGCTCTAATCAGTATGCAATATTAACATAGCAGGATTTCTCATCCTTACACAATCATTTTGAGTTTTTGACTTTCTTTTTTTTGTGAGATTGAATTTGACTTGTCATTCTGTTACTTCATTGGTGGCCATTGTTTTGATTTCACTTTCTTCTACTTTGCAAGTGGCCAAGAAAATATTGGATTTGTACTAAAAGTTGATTAACATTACTTGTAAACATGGCTTACCTCCAAGACTTTGGCAGAAAGGTTAGCAAAGCTTGTTCCCATTCTTTAAGATGACAATGAATTGGGAGAAGTATGTCCGGATAAGATATTGTCCCTTTAGTTCATAACTTGTATAAATGTCTTCTATTCAGCTCATTGAAATAGAGGTTAGCTGTTAGCATCCTAAAGTTGATTAAGCATCAGCAGACTCATTTGAAATTGTGTAGACAGTAGACTTTAAATAAAATGATTTATTTTAACAATGATCTCTCAAAATGAGTACTTTATTAAGTAAAAATTGAAATCACTTAATCAACAGTCACAGAGATCTTACAACACATAATAGTTTCTAAGGATAAACTTCAATAAGGGATCTCAAACCAAAGATGGGTGTTATCTGGTACTTGCTGAAACCAGCCTCCAGAATCAGCTTTTCCCACTCTTTCTCTCTTCTCTCTCTTCCGGTCACCACAACCATCATCAACATGTCAAAGAAGAGCTTTGCTTCAGTTGATTCGTGCTCGTCTCCCTCCTCGTTTATCACAATGTCTATGATAATTACCTTTCCTTTCCCATTGTCTGGAATAGCTTCCCTGCATTTCTTCAGAACCTTCAAGCATTCCTCGTCGCTCAAAGCATGTAAAGTTAACTGCATTTTGCTCAATTTTGTCACCAATTTATACAATCATCTTCTTATAAATCACAAAAACAAACAATGAGGGTATATACACTAGCCAATACATTTGCTGACATTATATATAGCCAATTAGCCATTAGACAATAACTGAATAAAAGAAAAATTGCATACCTTGAGCAAAATAGCATCAGCAGGAGGAATAGCATGGAACATATCACCAGCAATGAACTTCAAATTTGCACTATCCTGCAAGTTAGCAACAACTTGTGGAAGTTCAAGAACTGTGCATTTCAAATTGGGAAAAGCCTCACAAAGAATCCTAGCAACTTTTCCTGTACCACCTCCTACATCAACTAATGAACTCAACCCCTCAAAGTTTGGCTTGCAGTCTTTGATGACCAAGTTCATCATTCCTGAATCACTGGCCATTGCTTCATTGAAAACACGGTTGAATCCAGGGTTTTTATGTCCATACTCCCATAAACCCATTCCATGCGCAGTCTCAAAGGGTGTAACCTCATTCCCACAGAACCAGTTTCCCAAAAACTGCCATGGCGTTGTTAAAGCTGGATCAAGCATCGCTGTAACAAAGGGTAACATACTCGGGACCTTGTCTTTCAGGAGGAGCCTAGAAGACGTTGTAAGGTCATATGCCTCTTCCTCCTCTTCATCTTGATTCCTGCACACATGTATTGTAGCAAAGAAACCAGAGTGTACCATTAGGCGCATGAGCCGCTGCACATAGCCGGTTTTATCCGGGTGAAGCTGAAGTGCTGTGACCAATTCCGGTAGAGAAATAGGTTCACCGTGCCTATCGATCACGTCCGGTATGCCGAGTTGAACTGCACACTTGAGTGACATAGAACTTGCAAAGTTGAATATGTGTTTGTACAGATGAGTCTGAGCTTGGAACAAGTCCCTTGCTTCATTAGAACCCATTATTCTTCTGCACCTTGTGTAAGGAGTTGAGCTTGTATATATAAAAATTCCTGATCTACTCAAACAATCAAGGAAGAAGAAAAGTCTCAATTCTGCAACGTACAGAGTGGGCTGATTCCATTATTCAAAAGTATCAATTATTGTCGTTGTCACTCCAGTTGAATACAAGATAACAAAATAGGGTCAATTATTTTGTACCGCAATAAACACTACACTGGGTTTCTAGCAGCAAAAACCAACCCAATTTTTTCACAACAAACTAAAATGGCAAACATGGATTCCCCATACTCATCTGCCCAGATTCAATTCAGCAATTGCTTTTCAATTTAACCACACAATCCTACAACCCAAATTACAAGAACAAGGTTCTATTGCATTCAACAACACATTCCTCCATCCAGATTGCAAAAAACTAAATCAATGACAAAACTGAAGACTAAAAATGTGGAAAATAAGGCATTTTCATTCATAAGATAAACCCATTACATTACATTAAGCCTGAAACCCTAAACCATCTAAACCCTAACACCAAACAAAACTCAAAACCAACATGACCATTTCATTGAAACAACCTCTCCATCTGTACTAACACATTTGATTCAATTCAACCTCAAGCACGTTCACCCCTAATGCGCCTAGCCAGCTGGATAT from Fragaria vesca subsp. vesca linkage group LG3, FraVesHawaii_1.0, whole genome shotgun sequence harbors:
- the LOC101305055 gene encoding uncharacterized protein LOC101305055, whose translation is MSFEEEYIDVFLVPAGLLIMLVYHLFLLFKYINKPLSTSIGYENNDKRIWVGKILQLQGDDLRKSVKTALNVLSSSTTATIYLATISLTLCSLIGAWMANNTTNFFPRELIYGNTSASIVSIKYICLLSCFLLGFSCFVQSARNFVHSSFLLSTPGVAAKSDAKKVERAVQRGSELCLLGLRALYCALNFLLWFFGPIPMFVSSIVMVLILGCHDFRSDNHQKAGLKDQHQEKLNAV
- the LOC101307466 gene encoding uncharacterized protein LOC101307466, which produces MDFKKEYLDAVLVPAGLLFMFLYHLFLLSRYLHDPIKTSIGYENKDKETWVEKILKVPEDANDVAVKDKVSAGLGVISSNTTATMTLASISLTLSTLIGGWIASSTNNLVPLEIVYGNISESIISIKYLCLLSCLLLAFSFFVQSARHFIHSNYLLSTPGATKEEDVEKVQTAVERGSIFWSLGLRSLYFGLNFLLWFFGPIPMCACSIVMVFVLYCHDFKKDAKPLDNRKKG
- the LOC101307180 gene encoding uncharacterized protein LOC101307180; its protein translation is MMDFKKEFIDVVLVPAGLLIMLIYHLFLLYKYFHQPLSTSMGYENNDQRIWVTKILEVQGDNVSRGLGVISSNTSAAMTLASISLTLSSLIGVWISNLPSKFFPIQMIYGNTSPSMNSIKYICLLTSFLLAFSFFVQSARHFIHSNYLLSTPGVSDKRTVKKVERAVQRGSEFWALGLRALYFGLNIMLWFFGPIPMFASSVLMVVILYCHDIRKSEYDNLHDVLLIY
- the LOC101308058 gene encoding trans-resveratrol di-O-methyltransferase-like, coding for MGSNEARDLFQAQTHLYKHIFNFASSMSLKCAVQLGIPDVIDRHGEPISLPELVTALQLHPDKTGYVQRLMRLMVHSGFFATIHVCRNQDEEEEEAYDLTTSSRLLLKDKVPSMLPFVTAMLDPALTTPWQFLGNWFCGNEVTPFETAHGMGLWEYGHKNPGFNRVFNEAMASDSGMMNLVIKDCKPNFEGLSSLVDVGGGTGKVARILCEAFPNLKCTVLELPQVVANLQDSANLKFIAGDMFHAIPPADAILLKLTLHALSDEECLKVLKKCREAIPDNGKGKVIIIDIVINEEGDEHESTEAKLFFDMLMMVVVTGRERREKEWEKLILEAGFSKYQITPIFGLRSLIEVYP
- the LOC101307761 gene encoding uncharacterized protein LOC101307761, yielding MGFGKDDLDLVLVPSGLLIMFVYHVNLLYRYLHLPHTTVIGFENNDKKAWVERVMQAERRDIGIVLNVISSNTSAATFLCSISLTLSSLIGAWLGSNTNEVFQSELIYGNTNPSTMTIKYISLLTCFLLAFACFVQSARHFVHANYLISTPDSNIPAWYVEMAVIRGGDFWSLGLRALYFALTLLLWFFGPIPMFVSSIVLVMVLHYLDTNTRPLFQHQFKGKEIVKRVEERFSEVVTVEHHHREKAETLV